The following proteins come from a genomic window of Musa acuminata AAA Group cultivar baxijiao chromosome BXJ1-7, Cavendish_Baxijiao_AAA, whole genome shotgun sequence:
- the LOC135678988 gene encoding uncharacterized protein LOC135678988 — translation MATAAFRSTSGRSSIGSRGGGGAARDAGSSTRGGQPHRRSRSLSRHSSWFPPPPPEPDDFPTPRGRFVNKLRGAGFPEISLDDIADEFFRARAESDEDSEPSAARSRPLSSVSSYRMETESSRRRGRSVSRPPDRHAAPTKGVSDSVLRRRRSVSVDRHRCSNSENDVDSHSASTQVKSRIYGNGKLQEPSSHRSVKNGDFLKRSGSQKDFFHSHDSYSSHSSSLTDDEARDFCSRRCGVEKTNQAVYAPEKGENPIGDEEDFGLYEVMRKEVRHAVKEIRTELEKVMVKNEPSTIVSGDGVQPKSSEVLQAIAEIRRNYTTELEQSEKRKQDLLAELALEEERGQELSKIVKELLPSPKNSAVPERQSRSRRRNHDRTRMSKHLTEEAEKYFEDFLFNVEDTDISSFDGERSDTSSNIRDTGLHNSAAETHESVPGAAAGPVDKDGVLLPWLKWETSSGPSPCKSKAGFPVSSGNNLSAAALPKQEASTDFNSCNQIASSYGSWSPEGTESSSIVSRDRSISKFGVGNHVSMSSDGRTTRSSFYMDEYVNLKQYEDLLFERLEQRQRIESGSMILCGRLLT, via the exons ATGGCGACGGCGGCCTTCCGGTCCACCTCTGGGCGCTCCTCCATCGGCAGTCGGGGTGGAGGCGGCGCTGCAAGGGACGCCGGCTCCTCCACCCGCGGCGGCCAACCCCACCGCCGATCGAGGAGCCTCAGCCGCCATTCCAGCTGGTTTCCCCCACCTCCGCCGGAGCCTGACGACTTCCCGACGCCCCGTGGCAGGTTCGTCAACAAGTTGCGCGGGGCCGGGTTCCCGGAGATCAGCCTCGATGACATCGCCGATGAGTTCTTCCGGGCGAGGGCCGAGTCGGATGAGGACAGCGAGCCGTCTGCCGCCAGGTCCAGGCCCTTGAGTTCCGTCTCGAGCTATCGGATGGAGACGGAGTCGTCTCGCCGCCGCGGGAGGTCCGTGTCGAGGCCTCCCGATCGCCACGCTGCACCGACCAAGGGCGTCTCGGATAGCGTATTAAGGCGGCGGCGATCTGTCTCCGTTGATCGGCATCGGTGTAGCAACTCGGAG AATGATGTGGATTCTCACAGTGCCAGCACGCAAGTTAAATCAAGGATCTATGGCAATGGTAAACTGCAGGAGCCTTCATCACATAGGTCAGTGAAGAATGGTGACTTTTTGAAAAGGTCTGGGAGCCAAAAGGATTTCTTCCACTCTCATGATAGCTATTCG AGCCATTCTTCTTCATTAACCGATGATGAAGCTCGGGATTTTTGTTCAAGGAGGTGTGGGGTTGAGAAGACAAATCAGGCAGTTTATGCCCCAGAAAAG ggagaaaaTCCCATAGGCGATGAGGAGGATTTTGGATTATATGAAGTCATGCGCaaagaagtaagacatgcagtcaaAGAAATCAGGACAGAACTCGAAAAG GTCATGGTGAAAAATGAACCCTCAACCATTGTCAGTGGTGATGGCGTTCAACCAAAGAGTTCAGAAGTTCTGCAAGCTATTGCTGAGATCAGAAGAAACTACACAACCGAACTGGAACAG TCAGAGAAGCGCAAGCAGGACTTGTTGGCTGAGTTAGCATTAGAGGAGGAACGCGGCCAGGAACTTAGCAAAATTGTCAAAGAGTTGCTGCCTTCTCCAAAGAATTCTGCTGTTCCAGAAAGGCAATCACGGTCTAGAAGA AGGAACCATGATAGAACAAGAATGTCTAAACATTTGACAGAAGAGGCAGAGAAGTACTTTGaagatttccttttcaatgttgaaGATACAGATATATCTTCTTTTGATGGAGAAAGAAGTGATACTAGCTCAAATATAAGAGATACCGGATTACATAATTCTGCAGCAGAAACTCATGAAAGTGTGCCCGGAGCTGCTGCTGGACCTGTTGATAAAGATGGTGTTCTGCTTCCTTGGTTGAAATGGGAAACTAGTTCTGGTCCTTCACCATGCAAGAGTAAGGCAGGATTCCCTGTGTCCTCAGGAAATAACTTATCAGCTGCAGCGCTGCCAAAACAG GAAGCAAGTACCGATTTCAATAGCTGTAATCAAATTGCAAGCAGTTATGGGAGTTGGAGCCCTGAAGGCACTGAAAGCTCATCCATAGTTTCTAGGGACAGAAGTATAAGCAAGTTTGGAGTAGGAAACCACGTAAGCATGTCTTCTGATGGCAGAACTACTCGGTCTTCGTTTTATATGGATGAGTACGTGAACTTAAAGCAATATGAAGATCTTCTTTTCGAAAGGCTGGAACAGAGGCAAAGAATAGAGTCAGGTAGCATGATCCTGTGTGGGAGATTGTTGACGTAG